A single genomic interval of Mycobacterium sp. DL592 harbors:
- the hisD gene encoding histidinol dehydrogenase — MTSFEMSRIDLRGRNLTAAQLRSALPRGGVDVDAVMPTVRPIVDDVAARGAVAALEYGKKFDGVRPPAVRVPAAALAEALAALDPAVRAALEVAIDRTRAVHADQRRTDTTTLFDSGAAVTERWVPVERVGLYVPGGNAVYPSSVVMNVVPAQAAGVESLVVASPPQAQFGGLPHPTILAAAALLGVDEVWAVGGAQSVALLAFGGTDTDGAELAPVDMITGPGNIYVTAAKRICRSQVGIDAEAGPTEIAILADHTADPIHVAADMISQAEHDVMAASVLVTDSVELADATDAELATQLETTVHRERVTAALSGKQSAIVLVDDVDTGVRVVNAYAAEHLEIQTAEAAEVASRVRAAGAIFVGPWSPVSLGDYCAGSNHVLPTAGCARHSSGLSVQTFLRGIHVVDYTEAALKDVAGHVITLAKAEDLPAHGEAVRRRFEK; from the coding sequence ATGACCAGCTTCGAGATGTCCCGGATCGACCTGCGCGGCCGAAACCTCACCGCCGCCCAGTTGCGCTCTGCGCTGCCGCGCGGCGGGGTGGACGTGGACGCCGTCATGCCCACGGTGCGTCCCATCGTCGACGACGTGGCAGCCCGCGGTGCGGTCGCCGCCCTCGAATACGGCAAGAAGTTCGACGGCGTGCGGCCCCCGGCGGTGCGGGTGCCCGCCGCCGCCCTGGCCGAGGCGCTCGCCGCGCTGGATCCCGCGGTGCGCGCGGCACTGGAGGTGGCGATCGACCGCACCCGCGCCGTGCACGCCGATCAGCGTCGCACCGACACCACGACGTTGTTCGACTCCGGTGCCGCTGTCACCGAGCGCTGGGTGCCCGTCGAACGGGTCGGACTCTATGTGCCCGGCGGCAACGCCGTGTATCCGTCGAGCGTCGTGATGAACGTGGTCCCCGCCCAGGCGGCCGGTGTCGAGTCTCTAGTCGTGGCCAGCCCGCCGCAGGCTCAGTTCGGTGGACTGCCGCACCCGACCATCCTGGCCGCCGCAGCCCTGCTCGGCGTCGACGAGGTGTGGGCCGTGGGCGGCGCGCAGTCGGTGGCGCTGCTCGCGTTCGGCGGTACCGACACCGACGGTGCGGAGTTGGCCCCGGTCGACATGATCACCGGCCCCGGCAACATCTATGTCACCGCCGCCAAGCGGATCTGCCGCTCCCAGGTCGGTATCGACGCTGAGGCGGGTCCCACCGAGATCGCGATCCTGGCCGACCACACCGCCGATCCAATACACGTCGCCGCCGACATGATCAGCCAGGCCGAGCACGACGTGATGGCGGCCAGCGTGCTGGTGACCGACAGTGTCGAGCTGGCCGATGCCACCGACGCCGAACTGGCCACCCAGCTGGAGACGACGGTGCACCGCGAGCGGGTCACCGCGGCACTGTCGGGCAAGCAGTCGGCCATCGTGCTGGTCGACGACGTCGACACCGGTGTGCGTGTCGTGAACGCCTATGCCGCAGAACATCTCGAGATCCAGACCGCTGAGGCCGCCGAGGTGGCGAGCCGAGTGCGGGCGGCGGGCGCGATCTTCGTCGGGCCGTGGTCGCCGGTGAGCCTGGGGGATTACTGCGCCGGTTCCAACCATGTGCTGCCCACCGCCGGCTGTGCACGCCACTCCAGCGGATTGTCGGTGCAGACCTTCCTGCGCGGAATCCATGTCGTCGACTACACCGAGGCTGCGCTCAAAGACGTCGCGGGCCATGTAATCACGTTGGCCAAGGCCGAGGACTTGCCCGCCCACGGCGAAGCGGTACGCCGAAGGTTCGAAAAATGA
- a CDS encoding LysE family transporter: MQWDLWLAFVGASIAISVSPGAGAIQSISTGLSHGVRRGYWSITGLEIGLMLQLAAVAVGLGAAVAKSVVAFTVIKWIGVVYLIYLAVRQWRTRAGDLGEQLIASADGGRLNLLVRGFLVNVTNPKGLVFLLAVLPQFVVPTAPLLPQYLTIAATMVAVDLVVMGAYSGLAVRLLAWLRTPRQQTIMNRTFSGLFATAAVVLSLVRRGATA; this comes from the coding sequence ATGCAATGGGACCTGTGGCTGGCGTTCGTCGGCGCCTCGATCGCGATCAGCGTCTCCCCTGGCGCCGGTGCGATCCAGTCCATTTCCACCGGTCTCAGCCATGGGGTGCGGCGCGGTTACTGGAGCATTACCGGCCTGGAAATCGGGCTGATGTTGCAGCTGGCGGCGGTAGCGGTCGGCCTGGGCGCGGCCGTGGCCAAGTCCGTGGTCGCCTTCACGGTCATCAAGTGGATCGGTGTGGTGTACCTGATCTACCTGGCCGTTCGGCAGTGGCGTACCCGCGCGGGTGACCTGGGCGAGCAACTGATCGCCAGCGCCGACGGCGGCCGGTTGAACCTGCTGGTGCGCGGATTCCTGGTCAACGTGACCAACCCGAAGGGCCTGGTGTTCCTGCTCGCCGTGCTGCCTCAGTTCGTGGTGCCGACGGCGCCGCTGCTGCCCCAGTATCTGACGATCGCAGCGACGATGGTCGCCGTCGACCTGGTGGTGATGGGCGCCTACAGCGGGCTCGCGGTGCGGCTGCTGGCCTGGCTGCGCACGCCCCGGCAACAGACGATCATGAACCGGACCTTCTCCGGTCTGTTCGCCACCGCTGCCGTGGTGCTGTCGCTGGTGCGCCGCGGTGCGACAGCCTGA
- the hisB gene encoding imidazoleglycerol-phosphate dehydratase HisB — translation MTAVSNSTAAPTRRAKVERKTKESDIVVELDLDGTGDVRVDTGVPFFDHMLTSLGTHASFDLTVTARGDVDIEGHHTIEDTAIVLGTALGQALGDKKGIRRFGDAFIPMDETLAHAAVDLSGRPYFVHTGEPEFMVEFTIAGSSVPYHTVVNRHVFESIAFNARIALHVRTLYGRDPHHITEAQYKAVARALRQAVEPDPRVAGVPSTKGAL, via the coding sequence ATGACTGCTGTGTCCAACTCGACGGCCGCGCCCACCCGCCGGGCCAAAGTCGAACGCAAGACCAAAGAGTCCGACATCGTCGTCGAACTCGACCTGGACGGCACCGGCGACGTGCGCGTCGACACCGGTGTGCCGTTCTTCGACCACATGCTGACCTCGCTGGGCACCCACGCCAGCTTCGATTTGACCGTGACCGCCCGCGGCGACGTCGACATCGAGGGGCACCACACCATCGAGGACACCGCGATCGTGCTGGGTACCGCGCTGGGGCAGGCCCTCGGCGACAAGAAGGGCATCCGCCGCTTCGGTGACGCGTTCATCCCGATGGACGAGACCCTGGCCCATGCCGCCGTTGATCTTTCGGGCCGGCCGTACTTCGTGCACACCGGCGAACCGGAGTTCATGGTCGAGTTCACCATTGCCGGATCCAGCGTGCCCTACCACACCGTGGTCAACCGGCACGTGTTCGAGTCGATCGCCTTCAATGCCCGCATCGCACTGCATGTGCGCACCCTCTACGGCCGCGACCCGCACCACATCACCGAAGCGCAGTACAAGGCGGTGGCGCGTGCCCTGCGTCAGGCTGTCGAGCCCGATCCCCGGGTGGCTGGCGTGCCGTCCACCAAAGGCGCCCTGTGA
- a CDS encoding nitroreductase family deazaflavin-dependent oxidoreductase — protein MSTKDHPNNAPGVPMKFPVWIENFQIKYFNPLIQPIAKYLPGMAVIKHRGRTSGTAYETVVTPYRKGNTLAVLLAHGKTNWVKNILAAGEADIHFKGKDLHLVNPRVLPAGTDDPGLPRVAQSGLRRGVGAFVADIA, from the coding sequence ATGTCGACCAAGGATCATCCGAACAACGCCCCCGGCGTGCCGATGAAGTTCCCGGTCTGGATCGAGAACTTCCAGATCAAGTACTTCAACCCGCTCATCCAGCCGATCGCCAAGTATCTGCCGGGTATGGCCGTCATCAAGCATCGCGGCCGGACCTCCGGTACCGCCTACGAAACCGTCGTCACGCCGTACCGCAAGGGCAACACCCTGGCGGTGCTGCTGGCCCACGGCAAGACCAACTGGGTGAAGAACATCCTGGCGGCCGGCGAGGCCGACATCCACTTCAAGGGCAAAGACCTACACCTCGTCAACCCGCGGGTATTGCCCGCGGGCACCGACGATCCGGGCCTGCCGCGGGTGGCGCAGTCGGGACTGCGGCGCGGCGTGGGCGCCTTCGTCGCCGACATCGCCTGA
- the nadC gene encoding carboxylating nicotinate-nucleotide diphosphorylase, with product MTLSADELTDALITIRRGLDEDLRYGPDVTTLATVPEDATTLAALVTREPGVAAGVDVALLVLDEVLGPDSYRVVDRVADGTRLEPGAALLRVQAPTRGLLTAERTLLNLVCHLSGIATATAAWVDAVEGTAAKIRDTRKTLPGLRALQKYAVRVGGGVNHRMGLGDAALIKDNHVAAAGSVVAALRAVRAAAPDMPCEVEVDTLEQLDEVLAEDVQLILLDNFPVWQTQIAAQRRDARAPGVLLESSGGLSLDSAAEYAGTGVDYLSVGALTHSVRVLDVGLDL from the coding sequence ATGACCCTCAGCGCAGACGAACTGACCGACGCGCTGATCACGATCCGGCGCGGCCTCGACGAAGACCTGCGCTACGGCCCCGACGTCACCACCTTGGCCACCGTGCCCGAAGACGCCACGACGCTGGCCGCACTGGTCACCAGGGAACCGGGCGTCGCCGCAGGCGTGGACGTGGCACTGCTGGTGCTCGACGAGGTCCTCGGTCCAGACTCCTATCGCGTCGTCGACCGGGTCGCGGACGGCACCCGCCTGGAGCCGGGAGCGGCGCTGTTGCGGGTCCAGGCGCCGACGCGCGGGCTGCTGACCGCCGAACGCACCCTGCTCAACCTGGTCTGTCACCTGTCGGGGATCGCCACGGCCACGGCGGCCTGGGTGGACGCCGTCGAGGGCACCGCAGCCAAGATCCGGGACACCCGCAAGACCTTGCCGGGCCTGCGTGCCCTGCAGAAGTACGCGGTGCGGGTCGGCGGCGGGGTGAATCACCGGATGGGACTCGGCGATGCCGCCCTGATCAAGGACAACCACGTGGCCGCAGCCGGCTCGGTGGTCGCCGCATTGCGCGCGGTCCGCGCGGCCGCGCCTGATATGCCGTGTGAGGTCGAAGTCGACACCCTCGAACAACTCGACGAGGTACTCGCCGAGGACGTTCAGCTCATCCTGCTGGACAACTTCCCGGTCTGGCAGACCCAGATCGCGGCGCAGCGCCGCGACGCGCGCGCTCCTGGCGTGCTGCTGGAGTCCTCGGGCGGGCTGAGCCTGGACTCGGCGGCCGAGTACGCCGGGACCGGTGTCGACTACCTGTCCGTGGGCGCGCTGACGCACTCGGTGCGGGTGCTCGACGTCGGCCTCGACCTTTGA
- the hisH gene encoding imidazole glycerol phosphate synthase subunit HisH — protein MTAKSVVVLDYGSGNLRSAQRALERVGADVEVTADARRAQQADGLVVPGVGAYEACMTGLRGIGGDRIIADRVAAGRPVLGVCVGMQILFARGVEFGVESVGCGQWPGSVTRLDAPVIPHMGWNVVEAAPGSALFKGIDADTRFYFVHSYAAQKWEGTPDALLTWATHHVRFLAAVEDGPLSATQFHPEKSGDAGAALLANWVKGL, from the coding sequence GTGACAGCAAAATCCGTGGTGGTGCTCGACTACGGCTCGGGCAATCTACGTTCGGCGCAACGCGCGCTGGAGCGTGTCGGCGCCGATGTCGAAGTCACCGCTGACGCCCGACGGGCGCAGCAGGCCGACGGCCTGGTGGTTCCCGGCGTCGGGGCTTACGAAGCCTGTATGACGGGTTTGCGCGGTATCGGCGGCGACCGCATCATCGCCGACCGGGTGGCGGCCGGGCGGCCGGTGCTCGGCGTATGTGTGGGTATGCAGATCCTGTTCGCCCGTGGCGTGGAGTTCGGGGTGGAGTCGGTGGGCTGCGGGCAGTGGCCGGGTTCGGTCACCCGGCTGGACGCGCCGGTGATCCCGCACATGGGCTGGAACGTGGTCGAGGCGGCGCCGGGCAGTGCGTTGTTCAAGGGCATTGACGCCGACACTCGGTTCTACTTCGTGCATTCGTATGCGGCGCAGAAGTGGGAGGGCACCCCTGACGCGCTGCTGACGTGGGCCACCCACCACGTGCGATTCCTGGCCGCCGTCGAAGACGGACCGTTGTCGGCCACACAGTTTCATCCGGAGAAGAGCGGCGACGCCGGTGCGGCGCTACTCGCGAATTGGGTTAAGGGGCTATAA
- a CDS encoding histidinol-phosphate transaminase: MTPGSKVTLADLPLRDDLRGKSPYGAPQLEVPVRLNTNENPHPPSRALVDDVARSVEAAAAELHRYPDRDAVELRSDLAAYLRKQTGVEVGTENLWAANGSNEILQQLLQAFGGPGRSAIGFVPSYSMHPIISNGTQTEWIESVRAADFSLDVATAVAAIAERQPDVVFVASPNNPSGQSIPLDDLRRLLDAMTTGILIVDEAYGEFSSQPSAIALIDDYPARLIVSRTMSKAFAFAGGRLGYLVAAPAIIDAVLLVRLPYHLSVLTQAAARAALRHADDTLGSVAELIAERERVSAALQQQGFRVIPSDANFVLFGEFSDAAAAWQHYLDDGVLIRDVGIPGYLRTTIGLADENDAFLAASARLAASELAHLGAR, translated from the coding sequence ATGACCCCCGGCAGCAAGGTGACGTTGGCCGATCTGCCACTGCGCGATGACCTGCGTGGCAAGTCGCCGTACGGTGCGCCGCAACTCGAGGTTCCGGTGCGGCTGAACACCAACGAAAACCCGCACCCGCCCAGCCGCGCGCTCGTCGACGACGTCGCGCGTTCGGTCGAGGCGGCGGCCGCCGAGTTGCACCGCTATCCAGACCGCGACGCCGTCGAACTGCGCAGCGATCTGGCCGCCTATCTACGCAAGCAGACCGGTGTCGAGGTGGGCACCGAGAATCTCTGGGCGGCAAACGGATCCAACGAGATCCTGCAACAGCTGTTGCAGGCCTTCGGCGGGCCGGGTCGCAGCGCGATCGGGTTCGTGCCGTCGTACTCGATGCACCCGATCATCTCCAATGGCACCCAGACCGAATGGATCGAGTCGGTGCGGGCCGCCGACTTCAGCCTCGACGTCGCGACCGCGGTGGCCGCGATCGCCGAGCGTCAGCCCGACGTGGTGTTCGTCGCCAGCCCGAACAATCCGTCCGGGCAGAGCATCCCGCTGGATGACCTTCGCCGTCTGTTGGACGCGATGACGACCGGCATTCTGATCGTCGACGAGGCCTACGGTGAGTTCTCCAGCCAGCCCAGCGCCATCGCCCTGATCGACGACTACCCGGCCCGCTTGATCGTGTCTCGCACCATGAGCAAGGCGTTCGCCTTCGCCGGCGGGCGGCTGGGGTATCTGGTTGCGGCGCCGGCGATCATCGACGCGGTGCTGCTGGTGCGCCTGCCCTATCACCTGTCCGTGCTCACCCAGGCTGCTGCACGCGCCGCCCTGCGCCACGCGGACGACACCCTGGGCAGCGTCGCCGAACTCATTGCAGAACGGGAACGTGTCAGTGCCGCACTGCAGCAGCAGGGCTTTCGCGTCATCCCCAGTGATGCCAACTTCGTGCTGTTCGGCGAGTTCTCGGATGCGGCGGCCGCCTGGCAGCACTACCTGGACGACGGTGTCCTCATCCGCGACGTCGGGATACCCGGATATCTGCGCACCACAATAGGTTTGGCCGACGAGAACGACGCCTTCCTGGCCGCCAGTGCCCGGCTGGCTGCCTCCGAACTGGCTCACTTAGGAGCGAGATGA
- the priA gene encoding bifunctional 1-(5-phosphoribosyl)-5-((5-phosphoribosylamino)methylideneamino)imidazole-4-carboxamide isomerase/phosphoribosylanthranilate isomerase PriA has product MPLILLPAVDVVDGKAVRLVQGKAGSETEYGSALDAALTWQRDGAEWIHLVDLDAAFGRGSNRELLAELVGQLDVKVELSGGIRDDESLKAALATGCARVNVGTAALENPLWCAAAIAEYGDKVAVGLDVQIVDGEHRLRGRGWETDGGDLWHVLERLDSEGCSRFVVTDVTKDGTLTGPNLDLLEGVAECTDAPVIASGGVSSLDDLRAIATLTDSGVEGAIVGKALYAGRFTLPEALAAVSQ; this is encoded by the coding sequence GTGCCACTGATTCTTCTTCCTGCCGTCGACGTGGTCGACGGCAAGGCGGTCCGCCTGGTACAGGGCAAGGCCGGCAGCGAGACCGAGTACGGTTCGGCGCTCGACGCCGCCCTGACCTGGCAGCGCGACGGCGCCGAATGGATACATCTGGTCGACCTGGACGCGGCGTTCGGCCGCGGCTCTAATCGTGAGCTGCTCGCCGAGCTCGTCGGCCAGCTCGACGTCAAAGTCGAACTATCCGGTGGAATCCGGGACGACGAGTCGCTCAAAGCTGCACTGGCCACCGGTTGCGCGCGGGTCAACGTCGGCACTGCGGCGCTGGAGAATCCGCTGTGGTGCGCTGCGGCCATCGCCGAGTACGGCGACAAGGTCGCGGTCGGCCTCGACGTGCAGATCGTTGACGGGGAGCACCGGCTGCGTGGCCGCGGCTGGGAGACCGACGGTGGCGACCTGTGGCACGTGCTGGAACGCCTTGACAGCGAAGGGTGCTCGCGGTTCGTCGTCACCGACGTCACCAAGGACGGCACCCTCACCGGACCCAACCTCGACCTGCTCGAGGGAGTCGCCGAGTGCACCGACGCCCCTGTGATCGCCTCAGGTGGGGTGTCGAGCCTGGACGATCTGCGCGCCATCGCGACGCTGACCGACAGTGGTGTGGAGGGCGCGATCGTCGGAAAGGCGCTCTATGCAGGACGATTCACGCTGCCGGAGGCGCTGGCCGCGGTGAGCCAGTAA